The following proteins are co-located in the Hydrogenophaga sp. RAC07 genome:
- a CDS encoding YbgC/FadM family acyl-CoA thioesterase, translating to MTLKRSDFRFFHRLRVRWAEVDMQKIVFNAHYLMYFDTAITDYWRALGLPYQESMAQLGGDLYVVKATVEFHASARADDQIEVAMKCSRIGNSSITFTGAIFRGDEHLISSEIVYVFADPATQTSRPVPAALRNILTGYEAGQAVTEVRVGPWSELGPDAQRLRTAVFVEEQRIPKELEWDTADTTAVHAVAYNRLGRPLATGRLLPYEPGSSKVGRMAVDRTVRGGRLGRDVLYALMDAARERGDAEVVLHAQRSAEGFYDRLGFTVLGEPFEEAGIPHVTMFKRL from the coding sequence ATGACCTTGAAACGCTCCGACTTCCGCTTCTTTCACCGCCTGCGCGTGCGCTGGGCCGAGGTGGACATGCAGAAGATCGTCTTCAACGCGCATTACCTGATGTACTTCGACACCGCCATCACCGACTACTGGCGCGCGTTGGGCCTGCCGTACCAGGAAAGCATGGCGCAGCTCGGCGGCGACCTGTATGTGGTGAAGGCCACGGTGGAGTTCCACGCCTCGGCGCGGGCGGACGACCAGATCGAGGTGGCCATGAAGTGCAGCCGCATCGGCAACTCGTCCATCACCTTCACCGGCGCGATCTTTCGGGGTGACGAACACCTGATCAGCAGCGAGATCGTCTACGTGTTTGCCGATCCGGCCACACAAACCTCGCGCCCGGTGCCCGCAGCGCTGCGCAACATCCTGACAGGCTACGAGGCGGGTCAGGCCGTGACCGAGGTGCGCGTGGGCCCCTGGAGCGAACTGGGGCCGGACGCCCAGCGCCTGCGCACCGCGGTGTTTGTGGAAGAGCAGCGCATTCCGAAAGAACTGGAGTGGGACACCGCCGACACCACGGCCGTGCACGCCGTGGCCTACAACCGCCTGGGCCGCCCGCTGGCCACCGGCCGGCTGCTGCCGTACGAGCCCGGCAGTTCCAAGGTGGGGCGCATGGCGGTGGACCGCACCGTGCGCGGTGGGCGCCTGGGGCGCGATGTGTTGTACGCGCTGATGGACGCCGCCCGCGAACGCGGTGACGCCGAGGTCGTGCTGCACGCGCAGCGCAGCGCCGAAGGCTTCTACGACCGGCTGGGTTTCACCGTGCTGGGCGAGCCGTTCGAAGAAGCCGGCATCCCGCACGTGACCATGTTCAAACGCCTCTGA
- a CDS encoding NRDE family protein, translating to MCLIAFALNADPACPLLIAANRDEFFDRPTAPLHRWRLDDGTEVLGGRDLRDRGTWLGLSPRGRVAMLTNVRQPTQEPAARSRGELVTRWLQSDGDAKRFGAGIAPAEYGAFNLVVGDFHAGAWHWLGNRDPEAPHSTSASVLHQRPLGAGIHGLSNASLDTPWPKTQRLKAAVGESLSSSSDWLSPLSRALVHDQPVPEPDLPHTGVPVDLERALSSPFVRMADRAYGTRTSQVVSVRAAAQGFAVTMHEWTHDPAALVSGLAPERARVETLVW from the coding sequence ATGTGCCTGATTGCCTTTGCGCTGAACGCCGATCCGGCCTGCCCGTTGCTGATTGCTGCCAATCGCGACGAGTTTTTTGATCGGCCCACCGCGCCGCTGCACCGCTGGCGGCTGGACGACGGTACCGAGGTGCTCGGCGGGCGCGACCTGCGCGACCGCGGCACCTGGCTCGGCCTCAGCCCGCGAGGCCGCGTGGCCATGTTGACCAACGTGCGACAGCCGACGCAGGAACCCGCTGCACGCAGCCGCGGCGAACTGGTCACGCGCTGGCTGCAAAGCGACGGTGACGCCAAGCGGTTTGGCGCCGGCATCGCCCCGGCCGAGTACGGCGCGTTCAATCTGGTGGTGGGCGACTTTCATGCCGGTGCCTGGCACTGGCTGGGCAACCGCGACCCCGAGGCACCGCACAGCACCTCGGCCAGCGTGCTGCACCAGCGACCACTGGGCGCCGGCATCCACGGCCTGTCCAATGCGAGCCTGGACACGCCATGGCCCAAGACGCAACGGCTCAAGGCGGCGGTCGGCGAATCGCTGTCCAGCAGCTCGGACTGGCTTTCACCCTTGTCGCGCGCCCTGGTCCACGACCAGCCCGTGCCCGAGCCCGACCTGCCGCACACCGGCGTGCCGGTCGATCTGGAGCGGGCGCTGTCCAGCCCCTTCGTGCGCATGGCGGACCGCGCCTACGGCACACGCACCAGCCAGGTGGTCAGCGTGCGCGCCGCCGCGCAAGGCTTTGCCGTGACCATGCACGAATGGACGCACGATCCGGCCGCGCTGGTGTCCGGCCTGGCGCCCGAACGCGCCCGCGTCGAGACCCTGGTGTGGTGA
- the ygfZ gene encoding CAF17-like 4Fe-4S cluster assembly/insertion protein YgfZ, translating to MTALATPVATPAIHGVARLTHLGVIQVDGEDAAKFLHGQLTHDFSLLGLSEARLAAFCSAKGRMQASFVGFKRSHDQILLVCSRDLLPATLKRLSMFVLRAKAKLSDASDNYALRGLAGNDVPGSLPAAPWSQAREGDASVVRLYPANGTPRALWVAPINATAPAGDAMAEDLWHWLDVRSGVATLSQPVFEAFVPQMVNYESVGGVNFKKGCYPGQEVVARSQFRGTLKRRAYVVHSDAPLTVGQEVFHSSDAEQPCGTVVQTAAHPDAGFDAIVSMQTSAALDGSLHAGSASGPSLHLLPLPYPLLDDI from the coding sequence ATGACCGCACTTGCAACACCCGTCGCCACCCCGGCCATCCACGGCGTCGCCCGCCTGACCCACCTCGGCGTGATCCAGGTGGACGGGGAAGACGCGGCGAAATTCCTTCACGGCCAGCTCACGCACGACTTTTCGCTGCTGGGTTTGTCCGAAGCGCGCCTGGCCGCGTTCTGTTCGGCCAAGGGCCGCATGCAGGCCAGCTTCGTCGGCTTCAAGCGCAGCCACGACCAGATCCTGCTGGTCTGCAGCCGCGACCTGCTGCCCGCCACGCTCAAGCGCTTGTCGATGTTTGTGTTGCGCGCCAAAGCCAAACTGAGCGACGCCAGCGACAACTACGCCCTCCGGGGTCTGGCCGGCAACGACGTGCCCGGCTCCCTGCCGGCCGCGCCGTGGTCGCAGGCGCGCGAGGGCGATGCCAGTGTGGTGCGTCTGTACCCGGCCAACGGAACCCCGCGAGCCTTGTGGGTGGCCCCCATCAATGCCACGGCGCCAGCCGGTGACGCCATGGCCGAAGACCTGTGGCACTGGCTGGACGTGAGGAGTGGCGTGGCCACACTCAGCCAGCCGGTGTTCGAGGCCTTCGTGCCGCAGATGGTCAACTACGAATCGGTCGGCGGTGTGAACTTCAAGAAGGGTTGCTACCCCGGCCAGGAGGTGGTGGCGCGCAGCCAGTTCCGCGGCACGCTCAAGCGCCGTGCCTATGTTGTGCACAGCGACGCGCCTTTGACGGTTGGCCAGGAGGTGTTCCACAGCAGCGACGCCGAACAGCCTTGCGGCACCGTGGTGCAAACCGCCGCCCATCCAGACGCTGGATTCGACGCCATCGTCTCCATGCAGACCAGCGCGGCCCTGGATGGCAGCCTGCACGCCGGCAGCGCCAGCGGCCCTTCGCTCCATCTGCTGCCCCTGCCCTACCCCTTGCTCGACGACATCTGA
- the mltG gene encoding endolytic transglycosylase MltG: MRLLKLLFVLPLVALLITAAFGVWWVDQPLRFPARVSEQQPLDVEIPSGQSARGVAEKLSASGVQTPWVLLYGWFRISGGARDIKAGSYEFAPGTTPRSLLSKLVRGEQAVRSVTLLEGWNHRQVFELLRASPDLTQDLEGLSSADIMALIGYPGRHPEGRFFPDTYRVAKRATASSVLRQAAQAMDKRVNDAWAQRDSNVPLRTPEEALILASIIEKETGLESDRRRIGGVFTNRLRIGMRLQTDPSVIYGLGEKFDGNLRRGDLQNDTPYNTYTRAGLPPTPIAMPGAASLRAAVQPGETNAIYFVARGDGSSQFSATLEEHNAAVRRYILGR; this comes from the coding sequence CTGCGTCTTCTCAAACTCCTGTTCGTGCTGCCCCTGGTCGCCCTGCTGATCACGGCCGCCTTCGGTGTGTGGTGGGTCGATCAACCCCTGCGTTTTCCCGCCCGCGTGAGCGAACAGCAACCGCTCGACGTCGAAATCCCATCGGGCCAATCGGCACGTGGCGTGGCCGAAAAACTGTCGGCCTCCGGCGTGCAGACACCCTGGGTCTTGCTCTATGGCTGGTTCCGCATCTCCGGCGGCGCGCGCGACATCAAGGCGGGCAGCTACGAATTCGCGCCCGGCACCACGCCGCGCTCGCTGCTGTCCAAGCTCGTTCGGGGCGAGCAGGCGGTTCGCAGCGTCACGCTGCTCGAAGGCTGGAACCACCGTCAGGTCTTTGAATTGCTGCGCGCCTCGCCCGACCTCACGCAAGACCTGGAAGGCCTGAGTTCGGCCGACATCATGGCGCTCATCGGCTACCCCGGGCGCCACCCCGAAGGCCGCTTTTTCCCCGACACCTACCGCGTGGCCAAACGCGCCACCGCCTCCAGCGTGCTGCGCCAGGCGGCGCAGGCCATGGACAAACGTGTGAACGATGCCTGGGCCCAGCGCGACAGCAACGTGCCGCTGCGCACGCCCGAAGAGGCCCTGATCCTGGCCAGCATCATCGAGAAGGAAACGGGCCTGGAGAGCGACCGCCGGCGCATCGGTGGTGTGTTCACCAACCGCCTGCGCATCGGCATGCGCCTGCAGACCGACCCGTCGGTCATCTACGGCCTGGGGGAAAAATTTGACGGCAACCTGCGCCGCGGCGACTTGCAGAACGACACGCCTTACAACACCTACACCCGCGCCGGGCTGCCGCCCACTCCGATCGCCATGCCGGGTGCCGCGTCGTTGCGCGCAGCCGTGCAGCCGGGCGAGACCAACGCCATCTACTTTGTCGCCCGTGGTGACGGTTCCAGCCAGTTCAGCGCCACGCTCGAAGAGCACAATGCCGCGGTGCGGCGCTACATCCTGGGCCGCTGA
- the tmk gene encoding dTMP kinase yields the protein MQTAGLFITFEGIDGAGKSTHIAGLAEAFRAQGRAVALTREPGGTPLAEKLRELVLNDPMDPLCEALLMFAARRDHLQQVIEPALARGDVVLCDRFTDATFAYQGAGRGFDLDVLGQLERWVQAMPEQGGRLRQPDLTVWFDLPPAVAAERLAGARLPDRFESQPLAFFERVATGYADRMRQEPARFARVPSDQAKDAVWRDVRQAFEQRGWLRAGVGA from the coding sequence ATGCAGACCGCCGGACTTTTCATCACCTTTGAAGGCATCGACGGCGCGGGCAAATCCACCCACATCGCCGGCCTCGCGGAGGCCTTTCGCGCTCAGGGCCGCGCTGTTGCGCTCACCCGCGAGCCCGGTGGCACGCCGCTGGCGGAAAAGCTGCGTGAACTCGTGCTCAACGACCCCATGGACCCGCTGTGCGAAGCGCTGCTGATGTTTGCCGCGCGGCGCGACCACCTGCAGCAGGTGATCGAACCCGCGCTGGCGCGGGGCGACGTGGTGCTGTGCGACCGCTTCACCGACGCCACCTTCGCCTACCAGGGCGCGGGACGTGGTTTTGATCTGGACGTGCTGGGCCAGCTCGAACGCTGGGTGCAAGCCATGCCGGAGCAGGGCGGCCGGCTGCGCCAGCCCGATCTGACGGTGTGGTTCGATCTGCCGCCTGCGGTGGCCGCCGAACGCCTGGCCGGCGCCCGTTTGCCGGACCGTTTCGAGTCCCAACCATTGGCCTTTTTTGAACGGGTGGCCACGGGTTACGCCGATCGCATGCGCCAGGAACCGGCGCGGTTCGCCCGTGTGCCGTCCGATCAGGCCAAAGACGCGGTGTGGCGCGATGTGCGCCAGGCCTTCGAGCAACGCGGCTGGCTGCGCGCCGGGGTGGGCGCATGA
- a CDS encoding DNA polymerase III subunit delta', producing MSARALAPWLQAQLVGLLAQRGHALLLAGPSGLGQYDLALALARAWLCERPTGQGACGECASCHAVDVRTHADLCALMPEVLSLELGWPLDEGAQKEIDDKKRKPSKLIRVEAARDAVAFTQTTRSRGNTKVILVYPAERMNMESANTLLKTLEEPVGEVRFILASESAHLLLPTIRSRCQTHAMVWPREQEALAWLVDEVSAAQATGKSATTAPTPAQAAVWLQAAGGRPDDALAWAASGLNAQAWSGLPKALARGDWSVLSDWPAAQQLAVLQKLCHDLMAHACGAPARFFPVAELPAAPRWTALAAWSRELMQAARSVEHPYNAGLMQEAWAARTRQVLAARPQ from the coding sequence ATGAGCGCCCGGGCGCTCGCGCCGTGGCTGCAAGCCCAGCTGGTCGGCCTGCTGGCCCAGCGTGGTCATGCGCTGCTGCTCGCCGGGCCCTCCGGGCTCGGCCAGTACGACCTGGCCCTGGCGCTGGCGCGCGCCTGGTTGTGCGAGCGGCCCACCGGGCAGGGCGCCTGCGGTGAATGCGCGAGCTGCCACGCCGTTGACGTGCGCACCCACGCCGACCTGTGCGCGCTCATGCCCGAGGTGCTCAGCCTGGAGTTGGGCTGGCCGCTGGATGAGGGCGCGCAAAAAGAGATCGACGACAAGAAGCGCAAGCCCAGCAAGCTGATCCGGGTGGAAGCCGCGCGCGACGCGGTGGCGTTCACCCAGACCACCCGCTCGCGCGGCAACACCAAGGTGATCCTGGTGTACCCGGCCGAGCGCATGAACATGGAGTCGGCCAACACCTTGCTCAAAACGCTGGAAGAGCCGGTGGGCGAGGTGCGCTTCATCCTCGCCAGCGAGTCGGCCCACCTGCTGTTGCCCACCATCCGCAGCCGTTGCCAGACGCACGCCATGGTCTGGCCCCGGGAGCAGGAGGCTCTGGCCTGGTTGGTGGACGAGGTGAGCGCCGCGCAGGCGACCGGCAAGTCGGCAACAACGGCTCCCACGCCGGCTCAGGCGGCTGTCTGGCTGCAGGCAGCCGGTGGACGCCCCGACGACGCACTAGCCTGGGCGGCGAGTGGTTTGAACGCCCAGGCCTGGTCGGGTCTGCCCAAGGCGCTGGCGCGGGGCGACTGGTCGGTGCTGTCCGACTGGCCGGCCGCCCAACAGCTGGCGGTGCTGCAAAAGCTCTGCCACGACCTGATGGCCCACGCCTGCGGTGCGCCGGCCCGTTTTTTTCCGGTCGCTGAACTGCCTGCCGCGCCACGCTGGACCGCGTTGGCTGCCTGGTCCCGCGAACTGATGCAGGCCGCGCGCTCGGTGGAGCATCCCTACAACGCGGGCCTCATGCAGGAAGCCTGGGCGGCGCGCACCCGCCAGGTTCTGGCGGCGCGGCCGCAGTGA
- a CDS encoding PilZ domain-containing protein codes for MSTNPSPSAAAARPSVIQLSIKEKAALYAAYIPLFADGGIFIPSSREYRLGDDVYVLLSLPDDPQRYPVAGKVAWVTPAKASGGRTQGVGIRFPADEKSRMLKLKIEEILGANLGSDRATQTL; via the coding sequence ATGAGCACCAACCCTTCTCCCTCGGCAGCCGCAGCGCGCCCGAGCGTGATCCAGCTCTCCATCAAGGAGAAGGCTGCGCTCTATGCGGCCTACATTCCCTTGTTCGCCGACGGAGGCATCTTCATCCCGTCCTCGCGCGAATACCGTCTCGGTGATGACGTGTACGTGCTGCTCAGCCTGCCCGACGATCCACAACGCTATCCCGTCGCGGGCAAGGTGGCCTGGGTCACGCCCGCCAAGGCTTCGGGTGGTCGTACCCAGGGCGTCGGTATCCGTTTCCCGGCCGACGAAAAGTCGCGCATGCTCAAGCTGAAGATCGAAGAAATCCTCGGTGCCAACCTCGGCTCCGATCGCGCCACCCAGACGCTCTGA
- a CDS encoding TatD family hydrolase, translated as MFTDSHCHLSFAELKSRLPEILSAMAEAQVDRALCICTTLEEFEEVHSLARDHANLWSTVGVHPDNEGVQEPTLDDLLERAARAKVVGIGETGLDYYRLGERSVADMEWQRTRYRTHIEAARRTDLPLVIHTRSASDDTLAILREAGGFKGDSASRPVARGVFHCFTETAEVARAALDLGFYISFSGILTFRSAGDIREVAAFVPLDRMLIETDSPYLAPVPHRGKTNSPAYVPWVAEQIAQIKGLPVTDVAQATSDNFDTLFNRVVSPAATSIEKTHEKT; from the coding sequence ATGTTCACCGATTCCCACTGCCACCTGAGTTTTGCCGAGCTGAAAAGCCGCTTGCCCGAGATCTTGAGCGCCATGGCCGAAGCGCAGGTGGACCGGGCCCTGTGCATCTGCACCACCCTGGAGGAGTTCGAGGAGGTCCACAGCCTCGCGCGTGACCACGCCAACCTCTGGTCGACCGTGGGCGTGCACCCCGACAACGAAGGCGTGCAGGAACCCACACTGGACGATTTGCTGGAGCGGGCTGCCCGGGCCAAGGTGGTGGGCATCGGCGAAACCGGGCTCGACTACTACCGCCTGGGCGAGCGCAGCGTGGCCGACATGGAATGGCAACGCACCCGCTACCGCACACACATCGAGGCTGCGCGCAGGACCGATCTGCCCCTGGTCATCCACACGCGCAGTGCGTCCGACGACACCCTGGCCATCTTGCGGGAGGCGGGTGGCTTCAAGGGGGACAGTGCCTCGCGGCCAGTGGCCCGCGGCGTGTTTCACTGCTTCACCGAAACGGCCGAAGTGGCGCGCGCCGCGCTGGACCTGGGGTTTTACATCTCGTTCTCGGGCATCCTCACTTTCCGCAGCGCCGGCGACATCCGCGAAGTGGCCGCCTTTGTGCCGCTGGACCGCATGTTGATCGAGACCGACAGCCCTTATCTGGCGCCGGTGCCCCACCGCGGCAAAACCAACTCTCCGGCATACGTGCCCTGGGTGGCCGAGCAGATCGCCCAGATCAAAGGCCTGCCGGTGACCGATGTGGCGCAGGCCACCAGTGACAATTTCGACACCTTGTTCAACCGTGTGGTGTCACCGGCGGCCACAAGTATTGAGAAAACACATGAGAAAACCTAA
- a CDS encoding ankyrin repeat domain-containing protein, protein MAFLLVVSTATWADSFDDFFSAVKRDDVRTVRQLVQRGFDLNTRNEAGEHALFLALRDDAPEVSSFLIGQDTVQIEARTVQDESPLMMAALKGRLGVAKRLIERKAEVNKPGWTPLHYAATNADAQSVSMVRLLLEHHAYIDAESPNGSTPLMMAAHYGHPTVVKLLLEEGADPMLKNQQGLSAIDFANRAQRAESAEIIASFVRARQPKGRW, encoded by the coding sequence ATGGCATTTTTGCTGGTGGTCTCGACCGCCACATGGGCCGACTCGTTTGACGACTTCTTTTCGGCCGTCAAGCGCGACGACGTGAGGACAGTGCGCCAGCTGGTACAGCGTGGGTTTGACCTGAACACGCGCAACGAAGCGGGCGAACACGCGCTGTTCCTCGCGTTGCGGGACGATGCACCCGAGGTTTCCAGCTTCCTGATCGGGCAGGACACGGTGCAGATCGAAGCGCGCACCGTCCAGGACGAAAGCCCATTGATGATGGCCGCGCTCAAAGGCCGGCTGGGCGTGGCCAAGCGCCTGATCGAACGCAAGGCCGAGGTGAACAAGCCCGGCTGGACGCCGCTGCACTACGCCGCCACGAATGCCGATGCCCAGAGCGTGTCCATGGTGCGCCTGCTGCTGGAGCACCACGCCTACATCGACGCCGAGTCACCCAACGGCAGCACGCCCTTGATGATGGCGGCGCACTATGGCCACCCCACGGTGGTGAAGCTGCTGCTGGAAGAGGGCGCCGATCCCATGCTGAAGAATCAGCAGGGCCTGTCGGCGATCGACTTTGCCAACCGTGCCCAGCGAGCCGAATCGGCCGAGATCATTGCCTCGTTTGTGCGGGCCCGACAACCCAAAGGCCGCTGGTAA
- a CDS encoding tripartite tricarboxylate transporter TctB family protein: MKLASQKDFFSGLMFTIVGVSFAVGATNFDVGSAARMGPGYFPLLLGILLSALGILITVQSFRSKAPDGDPIGKIAWRPLCFVLGANLAFGALLVGLPSLGIPAMGFIVAIFGLVIIAGYARPKCDIKESLILATLLAIGSYGAFVYMLNLQFPVWPAFLTA; encoded by the coding sequence GTGAAGCTGGCAAGTCAAAAAGACTTTTTCTCTGGTTTGATGTTCACCATCGTGGGCGTGTCGTTCGCCGTGGGTGCAACGAACTTCGACGTGGGCAGTGCGGCCCGCATGGGCCCCGGCTATTTCCCGTTGCTGCTGGGCATCCTGCTCTCGGCCCTCGGCATTTTGATCACGGTCCAGTCTTTTCGCAGCAAGGCACCCGACGGTGACCCGATCGGAAAGATCGCCTGGCGCCCGCTGTGCTTCGTGCTCGGTGCCAACCTGGCTTTCGGCGCACTGCTGGTGGGCTTGCCCTCGCTGGGCATTCCGGCCATGGGATTCATCGTAGCCATCTTCGGCCTGGTGATCATTGCCGGCTATGCCCGCCCGAAGTGCGACATCAAGGAATCCCTGATCCTGGCGACCTTGCTCGCAATCGGCAGCTACGGAGCCTTCGTCTACATGCTCAATCTGCAGTTCCCGGTGTGGCCTGCCTTCCTGACCGCCTGA
- a CDS encoding tripartite tricarboxylate transporter permease: MDLFDNLALGFSVAFTLQNLIYAFVGCLLGTLIGVLPGIGPLATIAMLLPVTYGLEPVAALIMLAGIYYGAQYGGSTTAILVNLPGESSSVVTVIDGYQMARKGRAGPALAAAGMGSFFAGCVGTLVLAAFAPPLTEVALSFGPSEYFALMVLGLIGAVVLASGSLLKALAMIVLGLLIGLVGTDVNSGVARFSFDIPELTDGINFVVIAMGIFGYGEIISNLSQDESKREVFTGKVHGLMPTKEDFKRMLPAVMRGTALGSVLGILPGGGALLSSFAAYTIEKKTKLKPGEVPFGQGNIRGVAAPESANNAGSQTSFIPLLTLGIPPNAVMALMVGAMTIHNIQPGPQVMTSNPELFWGLIASMWIGNLMLIVLNLPLIGVWVKLLSVPYRWLFPAILMFCAIGVYSTNNNSFDVWMVAVFGLIGYSFIKLGCEPAPLLLGLILGPMMEEYLRRALLISRGDWSVFVTRPISASLLAAALLLLAIVFLPSIKKKREEAFVED; the protein is encoded by the coding sequence ATGGACCTTTTTGACAACCTCGCACTGGGCTTCAGTGTCGCGTTCACTCTCCAGAACCTGATCTACGCATTTGTGGGCTGCCTGCTCGGCACGCTCATCGGCGTGTTGCCGGGTATCGGCCCATTGGCCACCATCGCCATGTTGCTGCCTGTGACCTACGGCCTTGAGCCCGTGGCAGCGCTCATCATGCTGGCCGGCATCTACTACGGCGCGCAGTACGGTGGCTCCACCACCGCCATTCTGGTGAACCTGCCCGGTGAATCCTCGTCGGTGGTGACCGTGATCGACGGCTACCAGATGGCGCGCAAGGGCAGGGCAGGGCCTGCACTCGCCGCCGCTGGCATGGGCTCGTTCTTTGCGGGCTGCGTCGGCACGTTGGTGCTGGCCGCGTTTGCGCCGCCGCTGACCGAAGTGGCGTTGAGCTTCGGTCCTTCCGAGTACTTTGCGCTGATGGTGCTGGGCCTCATCGGTGCCGTGGTGCTGGCCTCGGGCTCGCTGCTCAAGGCGCTGGCCATGATCGTGCTGGGCCTGTTGATCGGCCTGGTCGGCACCGACGTGAACTCCGGCGTGGCCCGCTTCAGTTTCGACATCCCCGAATTGACCGACGGCATCAACTTCGTCGTCATCGCCATGGGCATCTTTGGCTATGGCGAAATCATCAGCAACCTGTCGCAAGACGAGAGCAAGCGCGAGGTGTTCACTGGCAAGGTGCATGGCCTCATGCCCACGAAGGAAGACTTCAAGCGCATGTTGCCTGCCGTCATGCGCGGGACGGCACTGGGATCGGTGCTCGGCATCCTGCCCGGTGGCGGTGCGCTGCTGTCATCGTTCGCGGCGTACACCATCGAGAAAAAGACCAAGCTCAAGCCGGGCGAAGTGCCTTTCGGTCAGGGCAACATACGCGGCGTGGCGGCCCCCGAATCGGCCAACAACGCGGGTTCACAAACCTCGTTCATCCCGCTGCTCACGCTCGGCATTCCCCCCAATGCCGTGATGGCGCTGATGGTCGGTGCCATGACCATCCACAACATCCAGCCCGGCCCGCAGGTCATGACGTCCAACCCCGAACTGTTCTGGGGACTGATTGCCTCGATGTGGATCGGCAACTTGATGCTGATCGTTCTGAACCTGCCGCTGATTGGCGTCTGGGTCAAACTCCTGTCGGTGCCCTACCGTTGGCTCTTCCCGGCCATTCTGATGTTCTGCGCGATCGGTGTTTATTCGACCAACAACAACAGCTTTGACGTCTGGATGGTCGCCGTGTTCGGCCTGATCGGATACAGCTTCATCAAGCTCGGTTGCGAGCCAGCACCTTTGTTGTTGGGACTCATCCTCGGCCCCATGATGGAAGAGTATCTGCGCCGCGCCTTGCTGATCTCGCGCGGTGACTGGTCGGTGTTCGTGACCCGTCCAATTTCCGCCTCATTGCTTGCGGCTGCGTTGCTGCTGCTGGCCATCGTTTTCTTGCCATCGATCAAGAAGAAGCGTGAGGAAGCGTTCGTCGAGGACTGA
- a CDS encoding ABC transporter substrate-binding protein — MKNLLLSLSLIGAAALVGCGKTETPAPEAAPAAAPVAAPAAAPAPAELPELKVAIDPTYEPFTFKTADGKPTGFDVDIAEALCNEIKRKCVYVEQVWDSMIPGLQAKKYDVIISSMSVTEERQQVVDFSDKYYFTPSRIVVKTGTAFTDLASLKGKKLGVLKGSTQEKYAMGELKTVGVNVVPYEAQDQVYLDIKSGRLDGTVADQVEVNGGFLSKPEGAGYGFVGPVLADAKYFGTGVGVALRKDETALKEQLNAAIKAIRSNGVYETVSKKYFDFDVYGN; from the coding sequence ATGAAAAACCTCCTTTTGTCCCTGAGCCTGATTGGTGCCGCCGCCTTGGTGGGCTGCGGAAAAACCGAAACCCCGGCTCCGGAAGCCGCACCCGCTGCAGCCCCGGTGGCCGCTCCCGCAGCCGCACCTGCACCGGCCGAACTGCCCGAGCTCAAGGTTGCGATCGACCCCACCTACGAGCCGTTCACCTTCAAGACCGCCGACGGCAAGCCCACCGGGTTTGATGTGGACATCGCCGAAGCGCTGTGCAACGAAATCAAGCGCAAGTGCGTGTATGTGGAACAAGTCTGGGACAGCATGATCCCCGGACTGCAGGCCAAAAAATACGACGTGATCATCAGCTCGATGTCCGTCACCGAAGAACGTCAGCAAGTGGTGGATTTCTCCGACAAGTACTACTTCACACCCAGTCGCATCGTGGTGAAAACCGGCACGGCGTTCACCGACCTGGCCTCCCTCAAGGGCAAGAAGCTTGGCGTGCTCAAGGGCAGCACCCAAGAGAAATACGCCATGGGTGAACTCAAAACTGTCGGCGTGAACGTGGTTCCTTACGAAGCGCAAGACCAGGTTTATCTGGACATCAAATCGGGCCGTCTGGACGGCACTGTGGCCGACCAGGTCGAAGTCAACGGTGGCTTTCTGAGCAAGCCCGAAGGCGCTGGCTACGGCTTCGTAGGCCCGGTGCTGGCCGATGCCAAGTACTTCGGCACGGGCGTGGGTGTGGCGTTGCGCAAGGACGAAACGGCGCTCAAGGAACAGCTGAACGCGGCCATCAAGGCCATCCGCTCCAACGGCGTTTACGAGACGGTCAGCAAGAAGTACTTCGACTTCGACGTGTACGGCAACTGA